A portion of the Krasilnikovia cinnamomea genome contains these proteins:
- a CDS encoding class I SAM-dependent methyltransferase has translation MAKPVGAVTRGTTNPNRLRRVDAFLAYRCGALLADAEDPLVVDLGYGATPVTAVELWARLAATVRPDVRVVGLEIDPERVAAAQPDADPPGLEFRRGGFELAGLRPVVVRAFNVLRQYAEDEVAAAWRAMTAGGAFLVEGTCDELGRIATWACVDSTGPRSLTFSARLAALDHPATFAERLPKALIHRNVPGEPVYDLMRALGRAWDSSATPFGARQRWLATVARLRDEGLPVLDGPARWRLGELSVPWPETAAGPILH, from the coding sequence ATGGCCAAGCCGGTCGGGGCGGTCACCCGGGGGACCACGAATCCCAACCGGCTGCGCCGCGTCGACGCCTTCCTCGCGTACCGGTGTGGGGCGCTGCTGGCGGACGCCGAAGACCCGCTGGTCGTGGACCTGGGGTACGGCGCGACGCCGGTCACCGCGGTCGAGCTGTGGGCCCGGCTGGCGGCCACGGTGCGCCCGGACGTGCGGGTCGTGGGGTTGGAGATCGATCCGGAACGGGTGGCCGCCGCGCAGCCGGACGCGGACCCGCCCGGGCTGGAGTTCCGGCGCGGTGGGTTCGAGCTGGCCGGGCTGCGCCCGGTGGTGGTGCGGGCGTTCAACGTGCTGCGCCAGTACGCCGAGGACGAGGTGGCCGCCGCGTGGCGGGCCATGACCGCCGGGGGTGCGTTCCTGGTCGAGGGCACGTGTGACGAATTGGGCCGGATCGCCACGTGGGCGTGCGTGGACTCCACCGGACCGCGGTCGCTGACGTTCTCGGCCCGGCTGGCCGCCCTGGATCACCCGGCCACGTTCGCGGAACGGCTGCCCAAGGCGCTGATCCACCGCAATGTGCCCGGCGAGCCGGTGTACGACCTGATGCGGGCGCTGGGCCGGGCATGGGACTCGTCGGCGACCCCGTTCGGGGCGCGGCAGCGCTGGCTGGCGACCGTGGCCCGGCTACGTGACGAGGGGCTGCCGGTGCTGGACGGCCCGGCCCGCTGGCGGCTCGGTGAGCTGAGCGTGCCCTGGCCGGAAACGGCGGCCGGGCCGATCCTCCACTGA
- a CDS encoding MDR family MFS transporter: MPGWLRQAAGGLPRPYWFLWTGTLINKLGAFAIVYLAIYLTAHLHFSQTQAGLVIGAYGAGGALGTLTGGVLADRWGRRPTLLTAQFGTAALMLALGFAQGFWQLAVCAFLLGASADAARPAFQAMMIDVVPPKDRLRAFALHYWAVNLGFAFAAILAGFAAQADYLLLFAIDAGTTAVTAVTTLVFLKESRPALAPATGVSPGRPAGLRAVLRDRVFLGFIGLNLLIVLVLMQHMSTLPITMTAGGLSPATYGWVAAVNGIMIVAGQLFVPRLLAGRQRSRVLAMAALLIGAGFGLCAFAGTAWMFAGTVVIWTLGEMIQSPSNSALVAELSPAALRGRYQGMSSLSWSVATALAPILGGFVQEHLGDSALWLSCAGLGVVVAAGQLASGPARERRVAALRAAAASAASAVVVARPRRAVPREKVKEVA; this comes from the coding sequence GTGCCGGGCTGGCTGCGGCAGGCCGCGGGTGGATTGCCGCGGCCCTACTGGTTCCTCTGGACCGGGACGCTCATCAACAAACTGGGCGCCTTCGCCATCGTCTACCTCGCCATCTACCTGACCGCGCACCTGCACTTCAGCCAGACCCAGGCCGGTCTCGTCATCGGCGCGTACGGCGCGGGCGGCGCGCTCGGCACCCTCACCGGCGGCGTCCTCGCCGACCGGTGGGGCCGCCGGCCCACGCTGCTGACCGCCCAGTTCGGCACGGCCGCGCTGATGCTGGCGCTCGGCTTCGCCCAGGGCTTCTGGCAGCTCGCGGTCTGCGCGTTCCTGCTCGGGGCGTCCGCCGACGCGGCCCGGCCGGCGTTCCAGGCCATGATGATCGACGTGGTGCCCCCGAAGGACCGCCTGCGGGCCTTCGCGCTGCACTACTGGGCGGTCAACCTCGGCTTCGCGTTCGCCGCGATTCTGGCCGGGTTCGCCGCCCAGGCCGACTACCTGCTGCTGTTCGCCATCGACGCCGGCACCACGGCGGTCACCGCCGTCACCACGCTGGTCTTCCTGAAGGAGAGCCGCCCCGCGCTCGCGCCCGCGACCGGGGTCTCGCCGGGCCGCCCGGCCGGCCTCCGCGCGGTCCTGCGCGACCGGGTCTTCCTCGGCTTCATCGGCCTCAACCTGCTCATCGTGCTCGTGCTCATGCAGCACATGTCCACGTTGCCCATCACCATGACCGCCGGCGGACTCAGCCCGGCCACGTACGGCTGGGTCGCCGCGGTCAACGGCATCATGATCGTCGCCGGGCAGCTCTTCGTCCCCCGGCTGCTGGCCGGGCGCCAACGGTCCCGGGTCCTGGCCATGGCCGCGCTGCTCATCGGCGCCGGCTTCGGCCTCTGCGCGTTCGCCGGCACGGCGTGGATGTTCGCGGGCACCGTGGTGATCTGGACCCTGGGCGAGATGATCCAGTCACCGTCCAACTCGGCGCTGGTCGCGGAGCTGTCCCCCGCCGCGCTGCGCGGCCGCTACCAGGGGATGAGCTCACTGTCCTGGTCGGTGGCGACCGCGCTGGCGCCGATCCTGGGGGGCTTCGTCCAGGAACACCTCGGCGACTCGGCGCTGTGGCTGTCCTGCGCCGGGCTCGGCGTCGTCGTCGCCGCCGGGCAGCTCGCGTCCGGCCCGGCCCGGGAACGACGCGTGGCCGCGCTGCGGGCCGCCGCGGCGAGCGCCGCGTCCGCCGTGGTCGTCGCGCGACCGCGCCGCGCGGTGCCGCGGGAGAAGGTCAAGGAAGTCGCCTGA
- a CDS encoding YbjN domain-containing protein has product MTDRSEGPTGEYAALIERVCAERELPCEPTGDRGYAVTLPGTHKLKTVCNLIVGEHALRVEAFVMRRPDENHEQLWAWLLRRNARMYGVAFSIDAAGDVYLTGRVRLTGLDEDELDRLLGAVVTYADESFDTMLEIGFGTAIRREWQWRVKRGESLANLQAFAHFAAPSDGPAPSDSPAPSDSPAPSDSSTAVD; this is encoded by the coding sequence ATGACCGACCGCAGCGAGGGCCCGACCGGCGAGTACGCGGCGCTCATCGAGCGGGTCTGTGCCGAGCGGGAGCTGCCGTGCGAGCCGACCGGTGACCGGGGGTACGCGGTCACCCTGCCCGGCACCCACAAGCTGAAGACCGTGTGCAACCTGATCGTCGGCGAGCACGCGCTGCGCGTCGAGGCGTTCGTCATGCGCCGCCCCGACGAGAACCACGAGCAGCTGTGGGCCTGGCTGCTGCGCCGCAACGCCCGCATGTACGGCGTCGCGTTCTCCATCGACGCGGCCGGCGACGTGTATCTCACCGGCCGGGTGCGCCTGACCGGCCTCGACGAGGACGAGCTGGACCGGCTGCTCGGCGCGGTCGTCACGTACGCGGACGAGTCGTTCGACACGATGCTGGAGATCGGTTTCGGCACCGCCATCCGCCGCGAGTGGCAGTGGCGGGTCAAGCGCGGCGAGTCGCTGGCGAACCTGCAGGCGTTCGCCCACTTCGCCGCCCCGTCGGACGGCCCGGCTCCGTCGGACAGCCCGGCTCCGTCGGACAGCCCGGCCCCGTCGGACAGCTCCACCGCGGTCGACTGA
- the mshA gene encoding D-inositol-3-phosphate glycosyltransferase — translation MAELPAAGRWPTPRRIATLSVHTSPLEQPGTGDAGGMNVYIVEVSKRLAARGVEVEIFTRATSSELPPVVEMTPGVTVRHVTAGPFEGLSKEELPSQLCAFTHGVLRAEAARAPGHYALIHSHYWMSGQVGWLAGERWGVPHVHTAHTLAKVKNRFIAEGDRPEPKARVIGEEQVISEAQALVANTRFEAQDLVGHYAAEPTRVTVVQPGVDLDRFRPRPTRAADRRRLGLPERGLVVAFVGRIQPLKGPDVLVAALAELRRRDPELAREVTVVICGGPSGSGLDRPTSLMDQAAALGVADAVRFLPPQTGNALAALYRAADLVAVPSHSESFGLVALEAQACGTPVVAAAVGGLVTAVRDGTSGTLVDGHDPRDWARVLAALLRAPDRRAQLSAGAVRHATDFSWDRTADGLLRVYREAVTEHRALIASRLTGCLA, via the coding sequence GTGGCTGAGCTGCCGGCCGCTGGCCGTTGGCCGACCCCCCGACGCATCGCCACCCTCTCGGTGCACACGTCGCCCCTCGAACAGCCCGGCACGGGCGACGCGGGCGGCATGAACGTGTACATCGTCGAGGTCTCCAAGCGGCTGGCCGCGCGGGGCGTCGAGGTCGAGATCTTCACCCGCGCCACCTCCAGCGAGCTGCCGCCGGTGGTCGAGATGACGCCGGGCGTGACCGTACGGCACGTCACCGCCGGCCCGTTCGAAGGGCTGTCGAAGGAGGAACTGCCCTCGCAGCTGTGCGCGTTCACGCACGGGGTGCTGCGCGCCGAGGCGGCCCGCGCCCCGGGCCACTACGCCCTCATCCACTCGCACTACTGGATGTCCGGGCAGGTGGGCTGGCTGGCCGGGGAGCGCTGGGGGGTGCCGCACGTGCACACCGCGCACACCCTGGCCAAGGTGAAGAACAGGTTCATCGCCGAGGGCGACCGCCCCGAGCCGAAGGCCCGGGTGATCGGCGAGGAGCAGGTCATCAGCGAGGCGCAGGCGCTGGTGGCCAACACCAGGTTCGAGGCGCAGGATCTGGTCGGCCACTACGCCGCCGAACCCACCCGGGTCACCGTCGTGCAGCCCGGCGTGGATCTCGACCGGTTCCGGCCCCGCCCCACCCGTGCCGCCGACCGGCGCCGGCTGGGCCTGCCCGAGCGCGGGCTCGTCGTCGCGTTCGTCGGGCGCATCCAGCCGCTGAAGGGTCCCGATGTGCTCGTCGCGGCCCTGGCCGAGCTGCGCCGCCGCGACCCCGAGCTGGCCCGCGAGGTGACCGTCGTGATCTGCGGCGGGCCCAGCGGCAGCGGCCTGGACCGCCCGACCTCCCTGATGGATCAGGCCGCCGCCCTCGGTGTCGCGGACGCGGTGCGGTTCCTGCCGCCGCAGACCGGCAACGCGCTGGCCGCGCTGTACCGGGCCGCCGACCTGGTGGCCGTGCCCTCGCACAGCGAGTCGTTCGGGCTGGTGGCGCTGGAGGCGCAGGCCTGCGGCACGCCCGTGGTCGCGGCGGCCGTCGGTGGACTGGTCACGGCCGTCCGCGACGGGACCAGCGGGACCCTGGTCGACGGGCACGACCCGCGGGACTGGGCCCGGGTGCTAGCCGCGCTGTTGCGGGCCCCGGACCGGCGCGCACAGCTGTCCGCCGGGGCGGTACGGCACGCGACGGACTTCTCCTGGGACCGTACGGCCGACGGGCTGCTGCGGGTCTACCGTGAGGCCGTGACCGAGCACCGCGCCCTCATCGCGTCCCGCCTCACCGGTTGCCTGGCATGA
- a CDS encoding SDR family oxidoreductase, with amino-acid sequence MVQKNIAVVTGASSGIGAASARRLAAEGFHVVAAARRADRLDALVAEIGADATAVACDVTADDSVAALAAAVRALGAPVTLLVNNAGGARGADPVEAGAVADWQWMYEVNVLGTLRVTQALLPDLECSGAGTIVTVGSTAAFTVYEGGAGYTAAKHAETALVGTLRLELAGRPVRVVEIDPGMVRTDEFALNRLGDQAKADAVYAGVRHPLVADDIADCVAWVATRPHHVNVDRLVVRPIAQAAQHKVARDL; translated from the coding sequence ATGGTGCAGAAGAACATCGCCGTGGTGACCGGCGCCTCCAGCGGCATCGGGGCCGCCAGCGCCCGCCGGCTGGCCGCCGAGGGCTTCCACGTGGTGGCCGCGGCCCGGCGCGCCGACCGGCTCGACGCCCTGGTCGCCGAGATCGGCGCCGACGCGACCGCGGTCGCCTGCGACGTCACGGCCGACGACAGCGTGGCCGCGCTGGCCGCCGCGGTGCGTGCGCTGGGCGCGCCGGTCACCCTGCTGGTCAACAACGCGGGCGGGGCCCGCGGCGCGGACCCGGTCGAGGCGGGCGCGGTCGCGGACTGGCAGTGGATGTACGAGGTGAACGTGCTCGGCACGCTGCGGGTCACCCAGGCGCTGCTGCCGGACCTGGAGTGCAGCGGCGCCGGCACGATCGTGACGGTCGGCTCGACCGCCGCCTTCACGGTGTACGAGGGCGGGGCCGGGTACACCGCCGCCAAGCACGCGGAGACCGCGCTGGTCGGCACGCTGCGGCTGGAGCTGGCCGGGCGGCCCGTCCGGGTCGTCGAGATCGACCCGGGCATGGTGCGCACCGACGAGTTCGCCCTGAACCGGCTCGGCGACCAGGCCAAGGCCGACGCCGTGTACGCGGGCGTCCGGCACCCCCTGGTTGCCGACGACATCGCGGACTGCGTGGCCTGGGTGGCGACCCGCCCGCACCACGTGAACGTGGACCGGCTCGTCGTCCGCCCGATCGCGCAGGCGGCGCAGCACAAGGTGGCGCGGGACCTCTGA